In a single window of the Metopolophium dirhodum isolate CAU chromosome 2, ASM1992520v1, whole genome shotgun sequence genome:
- the LOC132938055 gene encoding cyclin-dependent kinase 2-interacting protein-like: MSDSPRPKGLNTSSVGKSSPAREVDVHAGRPAQGHSGNLTGNRRILKDTAADIFNRMQQWKIHQDRGCVVISNIFNLRMETLNIKFPDQLEGLVKELKKLCEQMFDIVEGLKIKLRNLTAVSVLEKGNSTPLFISWTTEHFCKVTEKILRAYQKEQKLHQSLLLRIADNTDPDILLFYLSCWTYQPYLDHSIEKELHCMIKETRHV; encoded by the exons ATGTCAGATTCGCCAAGGCCCAAAGGATTGAATACATCGAGTGTTGGGAAGTCCTCACCGGCCCGTG AAGTTGATGTTCACGCCGGTCGGCCCGCACAAGGGCACAGCGGTAATTTGACTGGGAACCGTCGTATATTGAAAGACACCGCAGCAGATATCTTCAATCGTATGCAGCAATGGAAAATCCACCAAGACAGGGGATGTGTTGTGATATCGAATATATTCAATTTGCGAATGGAAAC GTTAAACATTAAATTTCCTGATCAGCTTGAAGGTTTAGTGaaggaattaaaaaaactttgtgAGCAAATG tttgatatTGTTGAAGGGCTCAAAATTAAACTAAGGAATCTTACAGCTGTATCGGTTTTAGAAAAAGGCAATTCGACACCACTTTTCATATCATGGACAACAGAACATTTTT GTAAAGTAACTGAGAAAATATTAAGAGCTTATCAAAAAGAACAGAAACTACATCAAAGTCTTCTATTGAGAATAGCAGATAACACGGATCCTgatattctgttattttatcTTTCATGTTGGACATATCAGCCGTATTTAGATCATAGCATAGAAAAAGAATTACATTGTATGATTAAAGAGACTAGACATGTATGA
- the LOC132938052 gene encoding calcium uptake protein 1 homolog, mitochondrial — protein sequence MWLTKLRPILGHGLHSRQILLKNHGTLNMLAVLPVAKFDHRRTYKNFGHRRDPPEHPLKKCYLLAFIGLIIYQFINWDKVIEVVFPPVDADSHVDTTDENPEDEIIEATIDKKKKKPKQIVGFRDRKIIEYENRIRHFSTPDKVFRYFATLQVTHMHSNGLETHEVFMTPDDFLRSMTPGIKQPDGLGLDQYKKYDPKNTHMRLELALNEDSIFYKLGSSGLITFSDYIFLLTVLSTSKRHFEIAFRMFDLNGDGDVDCEEFEKVATLIRHQTSIGSRHRDHANTGNTFKGVNSALTTYFFGENLDEKLTIEKFLDFQQQLQTEILGLEFQRKGPSDDGTITEVEFTDLLLAYAGYAPKKKARIIKRVKKVFKENTRGISEEDYLHFFHFLNNINDVDTALTFYHIAGASIDQATLKHVANTVAHVDLNDHLINVIFTIFDENLDGQLSNREFVAVMKNRLLRGLEKPKDTGFVKFIQSVGKCAQESTPSIFDL from the exons atgTGGCTTACAAAACTACGCCCAATTTTGGGTCACGGGTTACATTCAAGAcaaatcttattaaaaaatcatggAACATTGAACATGTTAGCTGTATTACCTGTTGCTAAATTTGATCATCGACGTACTTATAAGAACTTTGGTCATAGGAGAGATCCTCCAGAACAtcctttaaaaaaatgttaccttTTGGCTTTTATAGGccttataatttatcaatttattaattggGACAa aGTTATTGAAGTAGTATTTCCTCCTGTAGATGCTGACAGCCATGTTGATACTACTGATGAAAATCCAGAAGATGAAATCATAGAAGCAactatagacaaaaaaaaaaaaaaacctaaacaaATAGTTGGATTTCGAGATCGAAAG attATAGAATACGAGAACAGGATTCGTCACTTTTCAACGCCAGACAaggtttttagatattttgctACCTTACAAGTAACACATATGCACTCTAATGGACTAGAAACTCATGAAGTATTTATGACACCAGATGACTTCCTACGTTCTATGACACCGGGAATCAAACAACCGGATGGACTTGGTCttgatcaatataaaaaatatgacccaaaa AATACACATATGAGATTAGAATTGGCACTAAATGAAGACAGTATATTCTACAAACTTGGAAGTTCTGGTCTGATAACTTTTTcagactatatatttttattaactgtaCTGTCAA cgTCAAAAAGACATTTTGAAATTGCATTCAGAATGTTTGATTTAAATGGTGATGGTGATGTAGACTGTGAAGAATTTGAAAAGGTTGCTACCCTAATCCGACATCAGACAAGTATCGGAAGTCGTCATAGAGATCATGCAAATACAGGAAATACTTTTAAG GGGGTCAATTCAGCattaacaacatatttttttggtgaaAATCTTGATGAAAAACTAACTATAGAGAAATTCCTTGATTTTCAACAACAATTGCAAACAGAAATTTTAGGTTTAgag tttcaaCGAAAAGGCCCCAGTGATGATGGAACCATAACAGAAGTAGAATTTACTGATTTACTTTTAGCATATGCTGGATATGCACCAAAAAAGAAAGCACGCATAATTAAGCGAGTGAAAAAAGT ATTTAAAGAAAATACTCGAGGCATCAGCGAAGAAgactacttacatttttttcactttttgaataatattaatgatgtaGATACAGCTCTTACTTTTTATCATATTGCAGGAGCATCAATTGATCAAG ccaCTTTAAAACATGTAGCTAACACTGTAGCTCATGTTGACTTAAATGACCACTTGATCAATgtaattttcacaatatttgatgaaaacc ttgatgGACAATTAAGCAATCGAGAATTTGTTGCTGTTATGAAAAACCGCTTATTAAGAGGTTTGGAGAAACCAAAAGATACTGGTTTTGTTAAGTTTATTCAATCTGTAGGGAAATGTGCTCAGGAGAGTACTCCAAGTATTTTTGACTTGTAA
- the LOC132938054 gene encoding tRNA (guanine-N(7)-)-methyltransferase non-catalytic subunit wdr4 produces the protein MTFCMAVSENSVVVSSIDVDKCFVYSLDSGNVKNLTESLGEAYKNIPINNRDLQKACAAFSADGKLFAYNPNKGKLLSIWNTSDWTLVENKTLAKHATNIVFTPKTNVIIVGDKKGDVYAFEELPVRILGHSSMILDISISDNEKYIVTCDNDEKVRVSHYPNGKNIVHYMMGHEAYVSGICLLNNFILSGSGDSTLRLWDFDNGDLLDKLTLQTAIQSVIEIEDLAAIQLYNSKEVHFIKSEKKENKWRIKNLKTIQFENNVLDLAAYGNQLWILTGNSVHKYTIDASNEIILKIEDAEMSHTFKTLSNLVKSFVCAENTNLMIFLYNKMIDKQKRIEQNMNNGTPPVLNHTKRLKTA, from the coding sequence atgacgttttgTATGGCTGTTAGTGAAAATTCGGTTGTGGTGTCGTCAATAGATGTTgataaatgttttgtatattcaTTAGACAGTGGAAATGTGAAAAATCTCACAGAAAGTTTAGGCGAAGCTTATAAAAACATTCCAATCAACAACCGCGACTTACAAAAAGCATGTGCAGCGTTTTCAGCTGACGGAAAACTGTTTGCGTACAACCCAAACAAAGGTAAACTTCTGAGCATCTGGAATACCTCAGACTGGACGTTGGTTGAAAACAAAACACTTGCAAAACATGCAACAAACATAGTTTTCACACCCAAAACCAATGTAATTATTGTCGGTGATAAAAAAGGTGATGTTTATGCATTTGAAGAACTCCCTGTCCGTATCCTGGGTCATTCGTCTATGATCCTTGACATAAGTATCAGTGATAATGAAAAGTATATTGTTACGTGCGACAACGATGAAAAAGTACGTGTCTCACATTATCCAAATGGGAAAAACATTGTGCATTACATGATGGGACATGAGGCGTACGTTAGTGGAATTTGtttattgaacaattttatcCTATCTGGCTCTGGTGACAGTACACTGCGTTTATGGGACTTCGATAATGGTGATCTTCTTGATAAACTGACTCTGCAAACTGCAATTCAAAGTGTTATTGAAATTGAAGATTTAGCCGCTATTCAATTATACAACTCTAAAGAAGTACATTTCATTAAATCAgagaaaaaagaaaacaaatggagaattaaaaatttaaaaactattcaatttgAAAACAATGTTTTGGATTTGGCAGCATATGGTAATCAATTGTGGATTTTAACAGGTAATTCTGTTCATAAGTATACTATTGATGCTAGTAATGAAATCATTTTAAAGATTGAGGATGCAGAAATGTCACATACATTTAAAACGTTAAGTAATTTAGTTAAATCATTTGTGTGCGCGGAAAATACTAATTTGatgatttttctttataataaaatgattgaTAAGCAAAAAAGAATTGAACAAAATATGAACAATGGTACTCCTCCAGtattaaatcatacaaaaagGCTTAAAACCGCATAA